A stretch of Usitatibacter palustris DNA encodes these proteins:
- a CDS encoding alpha/beta hydrolase, producing the protein MTTSRPLRRIVFTLAAFAAGAGIHSPAAAQAAAEPLAPVVHTYREVDGVALKAYVFAKAQPEGTAPRPVMLLFHGGGWSAGEPSWVFATARRYAELGWVAVPVQYRLSGAQVTPIDALSDVCHAFQWMRSKAATLGARADRIVAYGVSAGGHLAAASATIGCGNTNGTYGVGGPDALVLWSPALDLSADGHFRRLLRDREPAAAYSPVEHIRPRMPPVHIVHGEKDTLTPLAGARRFCDRVASGGGRCELVAYPNLGHLLTRNLADQENDYDPDPVARADGVAKQRDFVLALWPR; encoded by the coding sequence ATGACGACATCCCGGCCGCTCCGCAGGATCGTATTCACTCTCGCCGCATTCGCAGCGGGCGCGGGGATTCACTCGCCGGCCGCTGCACAGGCCGCTGCGGAACCGCTGGCTCCGGTCGTTCACACCTACCGCGAAGTCGATGGCGTGGCCCTCAAGGCTTACGTGTTCGCGAAGGCGCAGCCCGAGGGAACTGCCCCGCGGCCGGTGATGCTGCTCTTTCACGGAGGCGGCTGGAGCGCGGGGGAGCCGAGTTGGGTGTTCGCGACCGCGCGCCGCTACGCTGAACTGGGGTGGGTCGCGGTGCCCGTGCAGTATCGACTGTCGGGCGCCCAGGTCACGCCGATCGACGCACTCTCCGACGTGTGCCACGCGTTCCAGTGGATGCGATCGAAGGCCGCCACGTTGGGCGCGCGCGCCGATCGGATTGTTGCGTACGGCGTCTCGGCGGGCGGTCACCTGGCCGCGGCATCGGCGACGATCGGGTGCGGCAACACGAACGGAACGTACGGCGTCGGCGGGCCGGATGCCCTGGTGCTCTGGTCGCCGGCGCTCGACCTGAGTGCCGACGGACATTTTCGCCGCCTGCTTCGCGATCGCGAGCCAGCGGCTGCGTACTCTCCCGTCGAACACATCCGGCCCCGCATGCCACCGGTGCACATCGTCCACGGGGAAAAGGACACGCTCACGCCACTCGCCGGAGCGCGGCGATTCTGTGATCGGGTGGCCTCGGGTGGAGGCCGTTGCGAGCTGGTGGCTTATCCGAACCTGGGGCACTTGCTCACGCGCAACCTCGCCGACCAGGAGAACGACTACGACCCGGATCCCGTGGCGCGCGCGGATGGCGTTGCGAAGCAGCGAGACTTCGTGCTCGCGCTCTGGCCGCGCTGA
- a CDS encoding DinB family protein, translating into MSASALLQSLFKYKAWANEALFTELESLDPAGHEAERHLAIRLLNHVYVVDQIFAAHLAGKPHPYTRVNTDATPTQQELHRAQAASDRWYLEYIATLPPERLSERVPFTFTDGMKGCMSREEILAHVATHGGYHRGGIGRIATQLSTAPPTDTLTTYLHSVEPERRTAAT; encoded by the coding sequence ATGAGCGCTTCAGCTTTACTTCAGTCGCTTTTCAAGTACAAGGCGTGGGCCAACGAGGCGCTCTTCACCGAACTCGAGTCGCTCGACCCGGCCGGGCACGAAGCCGAACGGCACCTGGCCATCCGCCTGCTCAACCACGTCTATGTCGTGGACCAGATCTTCGCGGCCCACCTGGCGGGCAAGCCCCATCCGTACACGCGGGTCAACACGGACGCGACGCCAACCCAGCAGGAACTGCATCGCGCACAGGCTGCCTCGGATCGCTGGTACCTCGAGTACATCGCCACGCTTCCGCCGGAGCGCCTGTCGGAGCGCGTGCCGTTCACCTTCACGGACGGGATGAAGGGCTGCATGTCCCGCGAGGAAATCCTCGCCCACGTCGCGACACATGGTGGATACCACCGCGGCGGCATCGGCCGGATTGCAACGCAGCTCTCCACCGCGCCGCCCACCGATACCTTGACGACCTACCTGCACAGCGTGGAGCCCGAGCGCCGCACCGCGGCAACGTAG
- a CDS encoding DUF3806 domain-containing protein, with translation MTQSIETLNEEDIQRIEAHREWVVGHFEDAKGYEPLSAKLRVIQAVLDNGWAEKTETWKLQSLGIALGDALVQEMPQLSWVAVEDEFGRDPALRWLETTVLIFPLTAISKRVEDDVAVDAFEMFGGFLKTINDVIQSADP, from the coding sequence GTGACCCAATCGATCGAGACGCTGAACGAGGAAGATATCCAGCGCATCGAGGCGCATCGCGAATGGGTGGTCGGCCACTTCGAGGATGCGAAAGGCTACGAGCCTCTTTCGGCGAAGCTGCGCGTGATCCAGGCCGTGCTCGACAACGGCTGGGCGGAGAAGACCGAGACCTGGAAGCTCCAGTCGCTCGGGATCGCCCTGGGCGATGCCCTCGTGCAGGAGATGCCGCAACTGTCCTGGGTGGCCGTGGAGGACGAATTCGGACGCGATCCCGCCCTGCGCTGGCTGGAAACGACGGTGCTCATCTTTCCCCTCACCGCGATTTCCAAGCGTGTCGAGGACGACGTGGCCGTCGACGCCTTCGAGATGTTCGGCGGCTTCCTGAAGACGATCAATGACGTCATACAATCCGCAGACCCCTGA
- a CDS encoding alpha/beta hydrolase encodes MLRCLAALAMATNALAAPPAKLDGTWMLDPVATEKLILKAPPPPQARELAKALNVIGGYLCLMTYEFEGDRLVASAYQAHGRNEGKEYGLASEQGGARKYLRKGADASAGDGYSVSSVSDKHLRIARTDSMAPLWNLVVWQRSPTSTEKTPMADVMASCERWANLFQNIVKHFEAAPPEVDLEHPIELETPTGTIKGTLTMPPGAPWVPVVLVIAGSGPTDRDGNTPLASGRNDSLKMLTAALNEHGVASVRYDKRGVAASREAAREEADLRLETYVEDAASWIAQLSKDSRFSRVVVLGHSEGSLIGLLAAQRNPASAFISIAGPAERAATALRRQLKGRLPPELGARSEAILVSLEAGKTVGDVPSQLSALYRPSVQPYLISWFKYSPADEFAKLRVPCLIVQGGTDIQVEVADARKLHAANPKCALKVIAGMNHILKIVPAERDKQMASYGDPAIPLSTELAQALEQFFAARP; translated from the coding sequence ATGCTCGATCCCGTGGCCACGGAGAAGCTCATCCTGAAGGCGCCCCCGCCCCCGCAAGCTCGCGAGCTCGCCAAGGCGCTGAACGTCATCGGCGGCTACCTGTGCCTGATGACGTACGAATTCGAAGGGGACCGCCTGGTTGCCAGCGCGTACCAGGCCCATGGCCGCAACGAAGGAAAGGAGTACGGCCTCGCCTCGGAGCAGGGCGGCGCAAGGAAGTACCTTCGCAAGGGGGCGGACGCTTCGGCCGGCGATGGCTATTCGGTTTCGAGCGTGAGCGACAAGCACCTGCGAATCGCGCGCACGGACAGCATGGCTCCCCTGTGGAACCTGGTGGTGTGGCAGCGTAGTCCGACAAGCACTGAGAAAACGCCCATGGCCGATGTCATGGCGTCGTGCGAGCGCTGGGCGAATCTGTTCCAGAACATCGTCAAGCACTTCGAGGCCGCGCCGCCGGAAGTGGATTTGGAGCACCCGATCGAGCTGGAGACCCCGACCGGCACGATCAAGGGCACGCTGACCATGCCGCCGGGCGCCCCGTGGGTTCCGGTCGTCCTGGTCATCGCCGGCTCCGGCCCCACCGATCGCGACGGCAACACCCCGCTCGCGTCCGGCAGGAACGACAGCCTGAAGATGCTCACGGCTGCGCTCAACGAGCACGGCGTGGCGTCGGTGCGCTACGACAAGCGCGGCGTCGCGGCCAGCCGCGAGGCCGCCCGTGAGGAGGCCGACCTGCGCCTCGAGACCTACGTCGAGGACGCCGCGTCCTGGATCGCGCAGCTCTCGAAGGACTCGCGCTTCTCCCGCGTCGTGGTCCTGGGGCACAGCGAAGGATCGCTGATCGGATTGCTTGCCGCCCAGCGCAACCCGGCTTCGGCCTTCATCTCGATCGCGGGTCCCGCGGAACGGGCTGCCACGGCGCTGCGGCGCCAGCTCAAGGGCCGCCTGCCTCCTGAGCTGGGCGCGAGGAGCGAAGCGATCCTTGTCTCACTCGAGGCCGGGAAGACGGTGGGCGACGTGCCTTCGCAGCTGTCGGCTCTGTATCGCCCGAGCGTCCAGCCGTATCTCATCTCGTGGTTCAAGTACTCGCCGGCGGACGAGTTCGCGAAACTTCGCGTGCCGTGCCTGATCGTGCAAGGCGGAACGGACATCCAGGTCGAGGTCGCGGACGCGCGGAAGCTTCACGCGGCCAACCCGAAGTGCGCGCTGAAGGTCATCGCGGGAATGAACCACATCCTGAAGATCGTTCCCGCCGAAAGGGACAAGCAGATGGCTTCGTACGGCGATCCTGCGATTCCTCTTTCCACGGAGCTCGCGCAAGCGCTCGAGCAATTCTTCGCGGCCCGCCCGTGA